From the Candidatus Blochmannia vicinus genome, the window TAGATAGGTCATTTATAATAGATAGGAGAATAGTTATTTATTAGATAATAAATTATATTTATAAATATTATTTTGGAGGGGGTGTTTTGTCATACAAAAAAGTTTATTTTTTGATATGTATTGTTGAACGTGGTTGGGTTGTTTGAAAATTTTATCTTATTTTAATATTATAATATGATTAATATATTATAAGAGTATTAAATTGTTTTAGTATGCAACCTATATTAATAGGTATTAATATATGTTGATTGTTACTAAAAAAATTAATGTTAGATTTAGGCATTGAGTTGTTAGTAGTATTACTTATTACATGATGAGGTATAAATATGAAATTACGGTGTTTTACTAGCCTGGTTGCGACTATGGTTATGGCAAGCACTACCGCTGGGGCTGCTGAAGTTTATAATAAAGATGGAAATATATTAAATATGTTTGGTAGTATTATTGGAGGTCATTATTTTTCTAGAGAAAATACTAAAGATGGGGATAATTCATTTTTAAGATATGGATTTTCTGGAAAAACGTATGTTAATGATAAAATTGTAGGTTTTGGTATGTGGGAACATGAAATTTCTTTAAAAAATGTTGAAGGAATTAATGTAAGTAATAGCGGTAAGGTGTTGCTTGGCTATGCCGGAATAAAATTTGGAGATTTTGGAAGTATTGATTATGGACGGAATTATGGAGTGCTATATGATGTGGGATCATGGACGGATGTAATACCGGGATTTGGCGGAGATATATCACTTATAGATAATTTTTTATCTAATCGTAGTTCAAACGTGGTTACATATCGTAATAAAGACCTTTTTGGTTTTGTAAATGGTTTAGATTTTGCTTTGCAATATCAAGGTAAAAATGATGTTAATAAGGAAACGGGTCGTACTTTAAAAACAGCTAATGGAGAGGGATATGGAGTATCTGCGTCTTATGCACTAGATAATGGATTCGCAGCATCTGCTGCCTATGCTAATAGTAAGCGTATTTTTGAACAGAATGTTTTAGATAATAATGGCGGAGGCGGTAATGATAATGCTGAAGCGTTTTCTTTTGGAATAAAATATGATGGAAAAGGGATGTATGTTGCAGCTACTTATGGAGAGACTTATAATATGACACCATTTGGAAGTTTTTGTGAT encodes:
- a CDS encoding porin, producing the protein MKLRCFTSLVATMVMASTTAGAAEVYNKDGNILNMFGSIIGGHYFSRENTKDGDNSFLRYGFSGKTYVNDKIVGFGMWEHEISLKNVEGINVSNSGKVLLGYAGIKFGDFGSIDYGRNYGVLYDVGSWTDVIPGFGGDISLIDNFLSNRSSNVVTYRNKDLFGFVNGLDFALQYQGKNDVNKETGRTLKTANGEGYGVSASYALDNGFAASAAYANSKRIFEQNVLDNNGGGGNDNAEAFSFGIKYDGKGMYVAATYGETYNMTPFGSFCDNITPENIYGFVNKAKNVELVAQYQFDFGLRPSVSYLHSKVSDLESGYSNFLKKCITVGTSYVFNKNICTTIDYRIDLLNKNSFTDASNINPDDIIALGVAYVF